A genome region from Sander vitreus isolate 19-12246 chromosome 21, sanVit1, whole genome shotgun sequence includes the following:
- the LOC144536746 gene encoding receptor activity-modifying protein 1 isoform X2, with product MASQVTERPRRLLPIPSSLATMILYLLVPVLILGGNVESQTANRTEEELSKVEGNQTLREPPANNSALKPDNVTSSLYKDEKSLIEDELQNNQTSGVITEDDERFQDQENKFATLCDVDMLEAYSHLICGEAFHTEMMSISTENWCVLPDVIRPYNNMTTCLERLSNLIGCYYPNPTIQDIFLNIHSNYFLNCSKEEDPLVDAPQGMVIALTLIPVSLIPLLVYVVVWKSNVQE from the exons ATGGCATCCCAGGTCACCGAGCGGCCTCGAAGGTTACTGCCGATCCCCTCATCGCTCGCCACCATGATCCTGTACCTGCTCGTCCCCGTTCTTATCCTCG GAGGTAATGTGGAATCACAAACAGCCAACAGGACAGAGGAAGAGCTGAGCAAAGTTGAGGGGAACCAAACACTCAGAGAGCCCCCCGCTAACAACA GTGCATTGAAACCAGACAATGTGACATCCAGTTTGTACAAAGATGAAAAAAGTCTAATTGAGGATGAACTGCAAAACAACCAAACGTCTGGCGTTATCACAGAGGATGATG AGAGGTTTCAGGACCAGGAAAATAAGTTTGCAACACTTTGCGATGTGGACATGCTGGAAGCGTACAGCCACCTCATTTGTGGTGAAGCTTTTCACACTGAAATGATGTCAATCAGCACAGAAAACTGGTGTGTGCTGCCAGATGTAATCAG ACCATACAACAATATGACGACATGCCTTGAGAGGCTGTCTAATCTGATCGGCTGTTATTACCCAAATCCCACCATTCAGGACATCTTCCTCAACATCCACTCTAACTACTTCCTCAACTGCTCGAAAGAGGAGGATCCGCTTGTGGATGCACCTCAAGGGATGGTGATCGCCCTCACTCTCATCCCTGTCAGCCTCATCCCCTTACTAGTATATGTGGTGGTTTGGAAAAGTAATGTCCAAGAGTGA
- the LOC144536746 gene encoding receptor activity-modifying protein 1 isoform X1, with amino-acid sequence MASQVTERPRRLLPIPSSLATMILYLLVPVLILAGGNVESQTANRTEEELSKVEGNQTLREPPANNSALKPDNVTSSLYKDEKSLIEDELQNNQTSGVITEDDERFQDQENKFATLCDVDMLEAYSHLICGEAFHTEMMSISTENWCVLPDVIRPYNNMTTCLERLSNLIGCYYPNPTIQDIFLNIHSNYFLNCSKEEDPLVDAPQGMVIALTLIPVSLIPLLVYVVVWKSNVQE; translated from the exons ATGGCATCCCAGGTCACCGAGCGGCCTCGAAGGTTACTGCCGATCCCCTCATCGCTCGCCACCATGATCCTGTACCTGCTCGTCCCCGTTCTTATCCTCG CAGGAGGTAATGTGGAATCACAAACAGCCAACAGGACAGAGGAAGAGCTGAGCAAAGTTGAGGGGAACCAAACACTCAGAGAGCCCCCCGCTAACAACA GTGCATTGAAACCAGACAATGTGACATCCAGTTTGTACAAAGATGAAAAAAGTCTAATTGAGGATGAACTGCAAAACAACCAAACGTCTGGCGTTATCACAGAGGATGATG AGAGGTTTCAGGACCAGGAAAATAAGTTTGCAACACTTTGCGATGTGGACATGCTGGAAGCGTACAGCCACCTCATTTGTGGTGAAGCTTTTCACACTGAAATGATGTCAATCAGCACAGAAAACTGGTGTGTGCTGCCAGATGTAATCAG ACCATACAACAATATGACGACATGCCTTGAGAGGCTGTCTAATCTGATCGGCTGTTATTACCCAAATCCCACCATTCAGGACATCTTCCTCAACATCCACTCTAACTACTTCCTCAACTGCTCGAAAGAGGAGGATCCGCTTGTGGATGCACCTCAAGGGATGGTGATCGCCCTCACTCTCATCCCTGTCAGCCTCATCCCCTTACTAGTATATGTGGTGGTTTGGAAAAGTAATGTCCAAGAGTGA